The Fictibacillus phosphorivorans genomic sequence GAAACTTCTCTTCAAAAATGTATGGAATTACAGATTGAACATCTTTTTATCGATCTATCTGGTGTAGCAGTGATTGATACGATGGTAGCTCATAATTTATTTAAAGTAATCAATTCTCTTAAGCTTTTAGGTGTAAATGTAACCTTAAGCGGGATGCGACCTGAGCTTGCTCAGACGGTGGTTTCACTAGGAATCAGTTTTGATGGATTTTCTATTGCTGGAAACTTGTATCAGGAGCTTGAGGCCATGGGGATTCGACCTCAAAAAAGTAAATAATCCATAAATACTTACCTTCTTAAAAAGGGTAGGTATTTTTTTCTAGTATAAAAAGAACGTTTGTTCGCATATAATATAAAAAAAGGAGGTTGCTTCATGACTAACTTATTAATGAGATGTATAGAAGAACGAGTTGGAATAGAAATGATCTACCTCTCGCAAAAAGGTGACATCTCGCACCGTATTGTCATTCCATACTCTTTTGACGGTCATATCATCAAAGGATATTGTTCAACAAAAAAACAGATTCGAAGTTTTCACATAAGAAACATATTATCTGTTCATTCACGTTTGTCTTTTTAAGATTGGAGGGTTTGTCGTGCAATATGGAAGCGAAGAAGAGCGTTCGCTTATTGAAAAATTTGTGATGTATCCGATTTTACTTACCGTGTTTAATCGTGATCTGCAGATTATTAACGGCTCTCCTTTTAAATTGAAACAGCCATACACAGCGCTAGTAGAACAAATTATGAATCAAATCAGCAAAGATCTTTATGATGTTAGAATCGAATTAAGAAAACGAAGAATTAAAGTGATGGATGCACAACGCGAAGATGATATTACTGAATATGAAATCTTTATTAGAGGATATCGTGAAATTATGAGATTCCCAAACATTCATCTGAAGAATAAAGCGGAGACACTTATGCTTTCTTATCTTAAAGTAAACCTTGAATAACGGATATAGCGTGCAAGTTTCATTTTTTATAACAACTGTATACAATGAACGTATTGCAGAAACATAAGATGATGATAATAGGATTAGAATTTGAATTGAGGAACGTTATGGAACACATTATCCGGCTAGCCAGACAATTAAACAAGGAGATCTTGATCGAAAGTCGTAGCCCTTTTGATCCGGTTTGTCCTGTGAATACCCCATATCCTTGGCAGATGCTCGGCTGTGGGAACTATGCAGCAGTTTTTTCACATCCTGATCATCCTGAATATGTAGTAAAGATTTATGGTAGGGATGAGCATGGACTATTAGAGGAAAAGAAAGTTTATGATCGACTAGGCAAACATCCAGGATTTTCTGTTTGCTATCATTCGGAACAGCGTTTTTTAATCTTAAAACGCATTGAAGGCATGACTCTTTATGACTGTGTGCATAAAGGGGTAAAAATCAATGAAAGTGTAATCTACGATATTGATGAAGCAGTGGGGCATGCGAGAGACAAAGGGTTGTTCCCGAATGATGTGCATGGAAAAAATGTGATGATTTCTAACAACAGAGGAATTATTGTGGACGTTTCTGATTTTAGTCGATATGAAACGTGCAGAAAATGGAAAGATCTACGCAAGGCTTATTTCACCATTTACAAAAAAACGCTTTACCACTTTTCGATTAAGATACCATATTTTGTTTTGAACGGTGTAAGGATAGGGTATAGGTACTACAGGAAGTTAAAAATATCCAAAAAACAAGGCAGTAAATAATAGGCCAAAAGACTCATTAAAATGATTGGCACAAATTACCTAAGTAGGATATAATAACTATAAAACAATAGAAACCTTTGTTATTAAGGGCAAACCAGTTGAAAAGCTGGGACGCAAAGCTATGGGCCTAAAGTATGTTGAACATGCAATGGCAGCCGGTTGCCAAAGGGAAACGGACTCATGTTTAGACACAACCGTTTCTATGAAGCTTTTTTAAATGTGTGGAGTGAAAGAGGATTGATCACACGCATGTTTACAATGAAGCAGTCATAGAGAGTAAAGGGTCTCAAACATCAATAGAAGCCATTCCCTTTATTAGGTGATGGCTTTTTGTATGTAATTTTTGAGGAATTTGAGGGGTTGTAAAATGGAAAATTTCCAACTAGACTTACGCGCACTCAAAAAAAACTTGTTACCAGAATTCATGAAGTCTATTCCCGATATGATACAAACCCACAAAGAGCATCTACGAAAAAATGAAGACTTTCATACGTTTCTAAACGGGTTTGTTGAGCAATACGAAAAGGTATTAGAGAAATTTTTACGTGGAATCGTGCATGCAGTATTTTTAGAAGAAGATCGATTCGAGTCCTTTTTAAAACAAGGAGAGCAAAAAGCGTTTTCATCAGGCATTCATTTTTTAAAACATCAACGGATTCCTCATCAAGCATTAGCATGTTTTACAACGAGTATCAGTGAATCTGTTTTACTTGAAGTGAAAAAAGCAATGATAAACGAGCCATTAGTCATACAGTTATTTATGTTAGATCGCTGGAATCGAATTTCTCATCGAGCTGTAACAGGCTTTCTAAGCGGTTTCTCCTCACAGCAATTCAAAGACCTTAAGGAGATCAGCATTCGCGATCCACTAACGAATCTGTATAATCGCCGATACTTTTATGATTGCTTAGAAAAAGAGCTCAATAAAGCGCACAGATTAAAACTACCCCTTACACTTGTCATGTTTGATATCAATAATTTTAAATGTATTAATGACGAGCTAGGACATCACGCGGGTGATGAAATTCTTCAGCAGATCGCAGAACTTTCTAAACGGTTAAAATTGTTCTCTGGATTTAGATTTGGCGGAGATGAATTTGTTTTTCTTTTGCCAGGAATAACGGAAGATGAAGCATATATCTTAATTGAAAAGTTAGAGAGCCAGCTTATCGTTTGGAATGAATCGATTTCATTAGCATATGGTGCCATAGAACTGCTTGCAGATGCATGCGAGAACATCGATTATTATCTTCAGCTTGCGGATGAGCGGATGTATACCAATAAAAGAGCAAGAAGTGAGAATAAATCATTCATTTGAACAAAATGAATAAAGGGCCTTTCTGCTATTTGATTTAGCAGATCGTATAATGCAAAGGAAGATGACTGCATGAAAGATTCATTTACAATTACTGAGCACCGTTCTGAAACGATATCTTCTTTATTACGGTGGTTCTTTTTAGTACTTTGTTTACCTGTTTTTTATTATCAACCTATATCGAGTGTCTTGAAATATGAAACAGATACATTTCCGATCCTCTTCCTAATAGGGATCGTATATATGACCTCCACGCAAATTGTGTTACATCGAATGCCTGAAACGTCACTGTATTACCGCGTTTTTACTAGAGGTGGAATTATTTTTGATTGCCTCGCTTATGCGTGGTTGATGCAA encodes the following:
- a CDS encoding serine/threonine protein kinase; the protein is MEHIIRLARQLNKEILIESRSPFDPVCPVNTPYPWQMLGCGNYAAVFSHPDHPEYVVKIYGRDEHGLLEEKKVYDRLGKHPGFSVCYHSEQRFLILKRIEGMTLYDCVHKGVKINESVIYDIDEAVGHARDKGLFPNDVHGKNVMISNNRGIIVDVSDFSRYETCRKWKDLRKAYFTIYKKTLYHFSIKIPYFVLNGVRIGYRYYRKLKISKKQGSK
- a CDS encoding GGDEF domain-containing protein; amino-acid sequence: MENFQLDLRALKKNLLPEFMKSIPDMIQTHKEHLRKNEDFHTFLNGFVEQYEKVLEKFLRGIVHAVFLEEDRFESFLKQGEQKAFSSGIHFLKHQRIPHQALACFTTSISESVLLEVKKAMINEPLVIQLFMLDRWNRISHRAVTGFLSGFSSQQFKDLKEISIRDPLTNLYNRRYFYDCLEKELNKAHRLKLPLTLVMFDINNFKCINDELGHHAGDEILQQIAELSKRLKLFSGFRFGGDEFVFLLPGITEDEAYILIEKLESQLIVWNESISLAYGAIELLADACENIDYYLQLADERMYTNKRARSENKSFI